The genomic stretch CAGTAAAAATATTGTAACTTATTGAAGTTCCTCTGAGAGACGTATTGATTGGACGAGCAGCAGCAGTTGTGTTATGAACACAAGGGAGTTGATTAGGAGAGAAACATCTTTAATGAATTAATCTGGATTTTAATGAAGTAGAAGACAGTTTTTTAGTTCTTTAGAAGACGTCTGATCTGGAGGCTGAAGACTCAGAACCCCCAGAAGGTCAAACGAAAGATGTCCGCAggctgttttatgtttgtttaatttatttttatgatatATTCTCCCACTTTTTGCTTGAAAGTCACTAAAAGAAGAAGGAGTGACCGTTGGAGCTCAGTTTCCTCCTGAGTATCACTCCACTCCACGAGGAGGAAACCTTCAACGACAAAAGAGGAAATATAGTTTGTGGATGTGCcccaatgcattctgggatctTCCTGGGTTTGCAGCCTCACACTGCGTCTCATGTGGTCTCTAAAGGTTTCGTTAGTGATGCGTTCAAGGACACTCCGACATCTGagagttgattttttttttgcagccgcAGATATAAACTGAAACCTGGGAGGCAGAAAACCAGATCTGAACACGTTTCACTTCAGCAGAGGACTCAGAGTTTGGATGTCCGAATGTCCCTGAATGCACCAGAGTTACCATTCAATAAAGTTTTCTCTGAAgagtaaagacgtctgaacgtCGACTTTACTGTTAAACTCTCACAGCTTCACTTTGTGAACGATGGTTTTTGTGTTGGCGGcgtcttcttctctggtgtcTCATTGTCAGACGGGGTCACACATATCCGCCctctcttaaaggaacagttcaacaTTCATGCTCATCTGTGGAAGCTGGAGAcattgttagcctagcttagcataagcaTGAAGACGACGGGCCGTTCACCAAAACATTGGACTGTCCCTTTTTAAGACGAGAGCAAAGTTAGCTTTGAACTAGCGTGTTAGCTTCAGTGTTGTCCACTAGAACGTTAGTGAAAGAACCACAtttaatgaacacacacacacacacacatcgtccctgtaacacacatatacacacattgtccctgtaaaacacatatacacacattgtccacttcacatacacacacacattgtccctgtaacacacacatacacacattgtccacttcacatacacacattgtccctttaacacacatatacacacatacacacattgtccctgtaacacacacatacacacattgtccacttcacatacacacattgtccctttaacacacatatacacacattgtccctgtaacacacacatacacacattgtccctgtcacacacacatacacacattgtccctgtaacacacacacacacacattgtccctgtcacacacacatacacacacattgtccctgtcacatacacacacacattgtcctcgtcacacacatacacacacacattgtccccgtcacacacacacatacacacacattgtcctcgtcacacacacacacacacacacacattgtccccgtcacacacatacacacagattgtccctgtaacacacacatacacacacattgtccctgtaacacacacacacacgttgtccacttcacatacacacacacattgtccttgtcacacacatacacacattgtccctgtaacaaacacatacacacacacattgtcctcgtcacacacatacacacacacattgtccctgtaacacacatacacacacacattgtccctgtaacacacacatacacacacattgtccctgtaacacacacatacacacattgtccccgtcacacacatacacacacacattgtccctgtcacatacacacacacattgtcctcgtcacacacatacacacacacattgtccccgtcacacacacatccacacacacattgtccctgtaacacacatacacacacacattgtcccagtaacacacatacacacacacattgtccctgttacacacacatacacacacattgtccctgtaacacacacatacacacattgtccctgtaacacacacatacacacacacattgtcctcgtcacacacatacacacacacattgtccctgtaacacacatacacacacacattgtccctgtaacacacacatacacacacattgtccctgtaacacacacatacacacattgtccctgtcacacacacatacacacacattgtccctgtcacatacacacacacattgtccctgtcacacacatacacacacacattgtccctgtcacacacatacacacacacattgtccctgtaacacacatacacacacacattgtcccagtaacacacatacacacacacattgtccctgttacacacacatacacacacattgtccctgtaacacacacatacacacattgtccctgtaacacacacatacacacacacattgtcctcgtcacacacatacacacacacattgtcctcgtcacacacatacacacacacattgtccctgtaacacacacatacacacacattgtccctgtaacacacacatacacacattgtccctgtcacacacacatacacacacattgtccctgtcacacacacacacacattgtccctgtcacacacatacacacacacattgtccctgtcacacacatacacacacacattgtccctgtaacacacatacacacacacattgtccccgtcacacacacatacacacacattgtccctgtaacacacatacacacacacattgtccccgtcacacacacatacacacacattgtccctgtaacacacatacacacacacattgtccctgtcacacacatacacacacattgtccctgtaacacacatacacacacacattgtccccgtcacacacacatacacacacattgtccctgtcacacacacattgtccccgtcacacacatacacacacattgtccctgtcacactcacatacatacacattgtcccagtaacacacatacacacacattgtcccagtaacacacatatacacacattgtccctgttactcacatacacacacacattgtccctgtcacacacacatacacacatattgtccctgtccctgtcacacacacatacacacatattgtcCCTGttactcacacatacacacacattgtccctgtcacacacacacacacattgtccctgtcacacacacacacacacacattgtcccagtaacacacatacacacacattgtccctgttacttacacatacacacatattgtccctgtcacacacacatacacacacattgtccctgtcacacacacacacacacacacattgtccccgTAACACATGTACATCTCCGTGTCCCCGTACCGCATCATAAATGAGCGCCCCTCTTCACACTCGCTCCTGATTGGCCGGTTTGTTTCTGCCTTAACTAAACATAATtctgtaaacacacaccagGAGAGCCGGAGAAGGAAGTGTGTACCGTAGCTGTTGAATCTTAGTCCctctgttctttattttctgctgtttttacTTGATATTTCAAATCTGATGTCTGAGACGACGTGtttgaaaaaatacaaaattaaaaaagccGGAGGAGGAATCGTGTACAAAGTTAGCGGAGAGACTCGGAGATCTCTCgtcttttagaaatgttttttattgtatgtgattttttttttttaaaaagaacaacgACGTGGCAACTTGGAAAGCAGTTTGTGAATAAATTAAGTTTATTGAGAATTATTTtacaaagaaagaggaaaactggcgtcctgtgttttattgtcGTTGTTCAAACTTTATTCATACGAGTTTCACAGAGAAACGTCGTAATGTTACGAAGATGGAGCTAAACATCGTTAAAAATAGAGAATAAAGTGAACCAAATCTCATCAAGGTGATAAAAAGAAATTATTTGatgaagaaatatgaataatttaaagTCAAATGAGTCATAAGGCAAATTTTTGTGAAGAAAATATAGGAAAAATTAAgaattaatgtaaaaataaaaatctaagtCTCAATTTAATGAGAAACAagttaatttattaataataaaattaatatgAGAATAAGGTTACATTTTTATGAAGCTGAAGAAATACGTCAGTGTGATACCTCCtgttaatgttttattgatCGGAATAAAATAGTTATTGAAATAAATGAGAAGCAAATAAATAAGATAATTAACATGAAAGTGGATTCAAACTAGTCAAATATtcaacattttataattaaaacaaaaacaaaacgtttACTGTCACCTTTCACACAGCAGTGAAACAAAGATAGGAGAACAACCGAGAGACTTCACTCGGTTCAGTTTATCTCAGCAGGGCTGCTCTccgacgaggaggaggtgagtCTGATGGGGACCAGCCTCTCCTTCCCATCATGCAGCGCGCTCTCCTTGGGGGCCTGGATCTGCAGCCGCCCCCTCAGCAGCGAGCAGGTGACGGCCTCGGGGTCGACGTCGTCCGGCAGCTGGAGCTCCTGCCTGAACTCCTGACATCTgtaggaggaggtgggggaggaggagctggaggaggaggcgtccTCCTGCTTGCGCTCCGTCCGGCCGCTCACCCTCAGCCTCCTCCCCACCTGTTTGACGGACAGCTCCTCTGGGGAGAAGGCTGCGGTGTCCAGGCTGAGGGCGAAGCCGCCGCCCCCCAGCTGCTGGACCGCCACGGTCTGGAAGACCCCCCTCTGGGACCAGGTCTGGTCGATCTCCTCGAAGACCCTCTGGTGAAGCTGCTCCATGTGCTCCAGGCTCTGCCTCATCTCCAGCAGGTGGCGCAGCACCTCCCGCTCCACCAGGTGGAGGAGCGGCCGGGTCTCGGGCCACAGGCTGCGGACCGGCCAGCGGGGGTCCAGGAGAGGCCGCATAGTGAAGGGGGACGGCTGGAACACGCTGGGACACAACATGCTGCTGGAGTCTGGAGAGGGACGGCCCGTCTGCTGTTTATATacaggttctgtgtgtgtgtgtgtgtgtgtgtgtgtgtgtgtgtgtgtgtgtgtgtgtgtgtgtgtgtgtgtgtgtgtgt from Cyclopterus lumpus isolate fCycLum1 chromosome 14, fCycLum1.pri, whole genome shotgun sequence encodes the following:
- the LOC117742632 gene encoding heat shock protein beta-11-like; the encoded protein is MCVSYVYERVCVTLYNQLVFLNADTIQLCSISAAGVMFFIKEVNTDTHTHTHTHTHTHTHTHTHTHTHTEPVYKQQTGRPSPDSSSMLCPSVFQPSPFTMRPLLDPRWPVRSLWPETRPLLHLVEREVLRHLLEMRQSLEHMEQLHQRVFEEIDQTWSQRGVFQTVAVQQLGGGGFALSLDTAAFSPEELSVKQVGRRLRVSGRTERKQEDASSSSSSSPTSSYRCQEFRQELQLPDDVDPEAVTCSLLRGRLQIQAPKESALHDGKERLVPIRLTSSSSESSPAEIN